A window of Rufibacter sp. LB8 contains these coding sequences:
- a CDS encoding polyamine aminopropyltransferase has translation MRVNVQALLLFSVFVVATCGLVYELVAGTLASYLLGDSVTQFSTIIGVYLFSMGIGSYFSKFFHKNLVAWFIQVEVLVALVGGFSSTILFLLFDRVASFQIVLYMLVSLTGILVGLEIPLIMRILEHRYEFKDLVSKIFTFDYIGALLASVIFPLVLMPHLGLLRTSYFFGLLNAGVALWLCFYFTKEIRGINYLKVSCVVSILCLLAGFVLSDRILAFTESLTYSDKIIHSVQSPYQRIVLTKNDREIRLFLNGNLQFSSADEYRYHEALVHPGLNSVPNPKKVLVLGGGDGFAVREVLKYASVEKVVLVDLDKAVTDLFSSYPTLTVLNQKALHSKKVTIINADAFKWLKDQNQEQFDFVVIDFPDPANYAIGKLYSNTFYKVLRAAIRPGGAVVIQATSPFVAPNAYWCVVNTLASCGFKTLPYHAHVPSFGDWGFVLAAPDKPVQVNSQFLAQLKFLDKPTFEQMRVFPKDMPARQTEVNKLNNQALVHYFEAEWANYLN, from the coding sequence ATGCGGGTAAATGTACAGGCCCTACTCCTCTTCTCAGTATTTGTGGTGGCTACGTGTGGGTTGGTGTATGAGTTGGTGGCTGGTACGTTGGCAAGTTACCTCCTGGGAGATTCTGTCACGCAGTTCTCCACCATTATTGGCGTGTACCTGTTTTCAATGGGTATTGGCAGCTACTTCTCAAAGTTCTTCCACAAGAACTTGGTGGCGTGGTTTATACAGGTAGAAGTGCTGGTGGCCTTGGTGGGCGGGTTCAGCTCTACCATTCTCTTTCTGCTCTTTGACCGCGTGGCTTCCTTTCAGATTGTGCTGTATATGCTGGTGTCTTTAACGGGTATTCTGGTAGGGCTGGAAATACCTTTGATCATGCGCATTCTGGAGCACCGTTATGAATTCAAAGACTTGGTTTCCAAGATTTTCACCTTTGATTACATTGGGGCATTATTGGCTTCAGTTATTTTTCCATTGGTGCTCATGCCGCATCTGGGTTTATTGCGCACGTCTTATTTCTTTGGGTTGTTGAATGCAGGCGTGGCCTTATGGCTGTGCTTTTACTTCACCAAAGAAATACGCGGCATCAATTATCTCAAGGTTTCCTGCGTGGTGTCTATTCTCTGTCTGCTGGCTGGTTTTGTGTTGAGCGACCGCATTTTGGCCTTTACGGAGAGCCTTACCTATTCAGATAAAATCATCCATTCTGTGCAGAGCCCATACCAGCGCATTGTGCTCACCAAAAATGACCGCGAGATCCGTCTTTTCCTGAATGGGAACCTGCAGTTCAGCTCAGCAGATGAATACCGCTACCATGAGGCCTTGGTCCACCCTGGTTTAAACTCAGTGCCCAATCCTAAGAAAGTGCTTGTGTTGGGCGGTGGCGACGGCTTTGCGGTACGGGAAGTTCTGAAATATGCTTCCGTAGAAAAAGTGGTGCTGGTAGATTTAGACAAAGCGGTCACAGATTTGTTTTCATCTTACCCTACGCTCACCGTTTTAAACCAGAAAGCCCTGCATTCCAAAAAAGTGACTATCATAAATGCAGATGCCTTTAAATGGCTGAAAGACCAGAACCAGGAACAGTTTGACTTTGTGGTCATTGACTTCCCAGACCCGGCCAACTATGCCATTGGCAAACTGTATTCCAACACGTTTTACAAGGTGTTAAGAGCAGCCATTAGGCCAGGCGGCGCCGTGGTGATTCAAGCCACGTCGCCATTTGTGGCTCCAAACGCCTATTGGTGCGTGGTGAATACCTTGGCCAGCTGCGGGTTTAAAACATTGCCGTACCATGCGCATGTCCCTTCTTTTGGGGATTGGGGCTTTGTGTTGGCCGCCCCTGATAAACCGGTGCAGGTAAACAGCCAATTCTTAGCGCAACTCAAATTTCTGGACAAACCCACCTTTGAGCAGATGCGCGTTTTCCCCAAAGACATGCCCGCCCGGCAGACAGAGGTGAACAAACTCAACAACCAAGCCTTGGTGCATTATTTTGAAGCGGAGTGGGCAAACTATCTGAATTAA
- a CDS encoding response regulator transcription factor: MKILLIEDEPKVSAFIKKGLEEQTFEVDAAYDGFYGAKLALEQEYDLVILDVILPRMNGVEVCKTIRQQNVAVPILMLTALGSTEDKILGLDSGADDYLVKPFEFQELLARIRALTRRTQEAVGTEVLKLADLELDVQRKTVHRHGVPISLTAREFALLHYLLRNKERVVSRVDIIEQVWETSFDTGSNVIDVYINFLRKKIDKDFSPKLIHTLVGMGYVIKELTESK, translated from the coding sequence ATGAAAATTCTCCTGATTGAAGATGAACCCAAGGTAAGCGCTTTCATTAAAAAGGGCCTGGAAGAGCAGACCTTTGAGGTAGATGCCGCCTATGATGGTTTTTACGGGGCCAAGCTGGCTCTGGAGCAGGAGTATGACCTGGTCATTCTTGACGTGATCCTGCCGCGCATGAACGGGGTGGAAGTGTGCAAGACCATCAGGCAGCAAAATGTGGCCGTGCCCATTCTCATGCTCACTGCGCTGGGCAGCACCGAAGACAAAATTCTGGGCCTTGACTCCGGCGCCGATGATTATCTGGTCAAACCTTTCGAGTTTCAGGAATTGCTGGCGCGCATTAGAGCGCTCACCCGCAGAACTCAGGAAGCTGTCGGGACGGAGGTGTTGAAATTAGCCGACCTGGAACTGGATGTGCAGCGGAAGACGGTGCACCGGCACGGCGTCCCCATTTCCCTCACCGCCCGCGAGTTTGCCCTGCTGCATTACCTGTTGCGCAACAAAGAACGCGTGGTTTCCAGGGTAGACATTATTGAGCAGGTCTGGGAAACGTCTTTTGACACCGGGAGCAACGTGATAGATGTGTACATCAACTTCCTCAGAAAGAAAATAGACAAAGATTTCAGCCCCAAGTTAATTCACACGCTGGTGGGCATGGGGTATGTGATCAAAGAACTCACGGAGAGCAAATGA
- a CDS encoding carbonic anhydrase, translated as MEKRHPDMELIFEGNKQWVERKRLEDPEFFERRAKGQSPKYLYIGCSDSRIPANEISGREPGEMFVHRNIANMVVHTDVNLLSVLQYAIEVLKVKHVIVVGHYGCGGVAAAMSDKQFGLIDNWLTNIKDVIRLHEEEFHSIEDEEARFRRLVELNVVEQVINLSKTSIIQNALRREDPPQLHGLVYDLREGILKDLNVQTDHIKQYDRIYGMQ; from the coding sequence ATGGAAAAACGCCACCCAGACATGGAGCTTATCTTTGAAGGCAACAAGCAATGGGTAGAAAGAAAACGCCTGGAAGACCCTGAGTTCTTTGAGCGTCGCGCCAAGGGCCAGTCGCCTAAATACTTGTACATTGGCTGCTCAGACAGCAGAATTCCTGCCAATGAAATTTCTGGCCGGGAACCCGGTGAAATGTTTGTACACCGCAACATCGCCAACATGGTAGTACACACAGACGTGAACCTGTTGTCTGTGCTGCAGTATGCCATTGAAGTGCTGAAAGTAAAACACGTGATAGTGGTAGGCCACTACGGTTGCGGAGGCGTAGCTGCCGCCATGAGCGACAAACAATTTGGTCTGATTGACAATTGGCTCACCAACATTAAAGACGTGATCAGGCTGCATGAAGAGGAATTCCACAGCATTGAAGATGAGGAAGCCCGTTTCCGTCGCTTGGTGGAATTGAACGTGGTAGAGCAGGTGATCAACCTGTCCAAGACCTCCATTATTCAGAACGCCTTGAGAAGAGAAGACCCGCCGCAGCTGCACGGTCTGGTGTATGACCTGCGCGAAGGTATTCTCAAGGATCTGAACGTACAGACTGACCACATCAAACAATACGACCGCATCTACGGCATGCAATAA
- a CDS encoding SulP family inorganic anion transporter, with product MREKGIFSTIGKDLSAGLVVFLVALPLCLGVSLASGAPLFAGLIAGVIGGLVVSWLSGSQLSVSGPAAGLTVIVLNGITEMNTFEAFLTAVVLAGVMQIVLGYLKAGIIGLYFPSSVIKGMLAAIGLILILKQIPHFLGADEDFFGDFNFLQSDGRNTFTEITYALGQIQVGSLIVGVVSLFILIFWESKLVKSVKYLKLVPGALIAVVVAIVLHLLFKSTYPGLTIADSHLVQLPEISGPASLLGELRFPDWSALTNPAVYVLAATLAIVASLESLLSLEAVDKLDPYKRRSPNNRELKAQGVGNLLSGLIGGIPLTAVIVRSSANVNAGAESKMASFFHGVFLLLSILFLTTFLKNIPLAALAAVLLHVGFKLTKPALYKAQWRLGSEQFLPFIITILAILFTDLLKGISIGLVVGVFYILKANYKTPYFYNREKEHEGHERIHLKLSENVTFLNKASLALTLDHLPAKSDVIIDGSQSTFIDYDVLEAIENFKTVAREKDIRLTLKDIPSVTTMNVH from the coding sequence ATGAGGGAAAAAGGAATATTCAGTACTATTGGCAAAGACCTTTCTGCAGGCTTGGTAGTGTTTTTGGTGGCCCTGCCGCTTTGTTTGGGCGTGAGCCTTGCCTCTGGCGCACCGTTGTTTGCGGGCTTAATTGCCGGCGTGATTGGTGGTTTGGTGGTGTCTTGGCTTAGTGGGTCGCAGTTGAGTGTGAGTGGCCCGGCCGCCGGCTTGACCGTGATTGTTCTCAACGGCATTACAGAGATGAACACGTTTGAGGCCTTTTTAACGGCGGTAGTGCTGGCCGGGGTGATGCAGATTGTGTTGGGCTACCTCAAAGCGGGCATTATTGGTTTGTACTTCCCTTCTTCGGTGATCAAAGGAATGCTGGCCGCCATTGGCCTTATCCTAATCCTGAAGCAGATTCCTCACTTTTTAGGGGCAGATGAAGACTTCTTCGGTGATTTCAACTTTTTGCAGAGCGATGGCCGCAACACCTTCACCGAGATCACTTATGCCCTGGGTCAGATTCAGGTAGGCTCCCTCATAGTAGGCGTGGTTTCCTTGTTTATCTTGATTTTCTGGGAATCTAAGCTGGTGAAAAGCGTAAAATACCTGAAGCTGGTGCCTGGCGCGCTCATTGCGGTGGTGGTGGCTATTGTGCTGCACTTGCTGTTCAAAAGCACTTACCCAGGACTGACAATTGCAGATTCTCACCTGGTGCAGTTGCCTGAGATTTCCGGCCCGGCCTCTCTTTTAGGCGAACTTCGGTTCCCTGACTGGTCTGCCCTGACGAACCCGGCGGTGTATGTTTTGGCGGCAACCCTGGCCATTGTGGCGTCTTTAGAAAGTTTGCTGAGTTTGGAGGCCGTTGACAAGTTGGACCCTTACAAGCGCCGAAGCCCCAATAACCGCGAACTGAAAGCCCAGGGCGTGGGTAACCTGTTGAGTGGTTTGATTGGCGGTATTCCCTTGACAGCCGTAATTGTAAGAAGCTCCGCCAACGTGAACGCCGGCGCTGAGTCTAAAATGGCCAGTTTCTTCCACGGTGTGTTCCTGTTGCTGAGCATTCTGTTCCTGACCACATTCCTGAAAAATATTCCGTTGGCAGCTTTGGCGGCGGTGCTGTTGCACGTTGGGTTTAAGCTTACCAAACCAGCACTTTACAAGGCCCAGTGGCGCCTGGGTTCAGAACAGTTCCTGCCGTTTATCATCACCATTCTGGCAATCTTGTTCACTGACTTGCTCAAAGGTATAAGCATTGGTCTGGTAGTGGGCGTGTTCTATATATTGAAAGCCAACTACAAGACGCCTTATTTCTACAACCGCGAGAAAGAACACGAGGGGCATGAGCGCATACATCTTAAGTTAAGCGAGAACGTGACCTTCCTGAACAAGGCCAGCCTGGCCCTTACCCTGGATCATCTGCCCGCCAAAAGCGATGTGATTATTGACGGTTCCCAGTCTACGTTTATTGATTATGACGTGCTGGAAGCCATTGAGAACTTTAAAACCGTGGCACGGGAAAAAGACATCAGGCTAACCCTGAAAGACATTCCCTCTGTCACCACCATGAACGTACACTAA
- a CDS encoding NAD(P)-binding protein: MAKRKDRRTFIKQSALALGGLALAGSYVPACAPPEKKALAGQLFGPSHKAGHLLRTGITITPKFTEKVAVVIVGGGVAGLSAARWIKKETNLACCLLELEDQTGGNSLSGKNDVSAYPWGAHYLPLPNNTNKDLLTFLEEEKVVTGYNAEGLPFYNEYHLNFDPEERLFINGYWQEGLVPTFGVPNADQKQIERFLHLMEEMKVAKGSDGRFAFDIPLEYSSADKTFRELDNLSFQEWLTSQNLNSNYLRWYADYCCLDDFGATAAQTSAWAGIHYFAARKAQAANSDGHRVLTWPQGNHWLTERLKNQAGADLRTGSLVYHLEIMDGKVVVEYLNLQTKQPTRLIADTCIIATPHFVRNRLLAKVLDATVPTKVSEFSYAPWLVANVTLNQVPPGKGAPLSWDNVIYGSASLGYVYANHQSVEGFPEKQVITYYQPLPDASPAARQEAYRKTHTDWAEQAIAELEKAHPGIRAVIERVDVWVWGHGMIKPTPGFLWGQERALAGEPIQGKISFAHSDLSGISIFEEAFYQGIKAAKQLLKQNGNETA; this comes from the coding sequence ATGGCGAAACGCAAAGATAGAAGGACGTTTATAAAGCAGAGCGCCTTGGCCTTGGGAGGCCTGGCGTTGGCCGGAAGTTATGTGCCTGCCTGTGCGCCACCAGAGAAGAAAGCACTTGCCGGACAATTATTTGGCCCTTCGCACAAAGCGGGTCATTTGCTCCGCACCGGAATCACAATCACTCCAAAGTTCACTGAAAAAGTAGCAGTGGTGATTGTGGGTGGTGGGGTGGCAGGGTTATCTGCGGCGCGGTGGATCAAGAAGGAAACCAATTTGGCTTGCTGCCTGCTGGAACTGGAGGACCAAACCGGAGGTAACAGCCTATCAGGTAAAAATGACGTATCTGCGTACCCCTGGGGCGCACATTACCTGCCGTTGCCCAACAATACCAACAAAGATCTCCTGACTTTTCTGGAAGAAGAAAAAGTGGTGACCGGCTACAATGCAGAAGGCCTGCCTTTTTACAATGAATATCACCTGAACTTTGACCCAGAGGAACGCTTGTTTATCAACGGCTATTGGCAGGAAGGATTGGTGCCCACCTTTGGCGTGCCCAACGCAGATCAAAAACAAATTGAACGCTTCCTGCACCTCATGGAAGAAATGAAAGTGGCCAAAGGCTCTGATGGCCGCTTTGCGTTTGACATTCCCTTAGAATACTCTTCAGCAGATAAAACCTTTAGAGAATTAGATAATCTGTCTTTTCAGGAGTGGCTGACTTCCCAAAACCTGAATTCTAACTACCTGCGCTGGTACGCAGACTACTGTTGTTTAGATGATTTTGGGGCAACGGCAGCTCAGACCTCGGCGTGGGCCGGCATCCATTATTTTGCCGCCCGCAAAGCCCAGGCTGCCAACTCAGATGGCCACCGCGTACTTACCTGGCCCCAAGGAAACCATTGGTTGACAGAGCGTTTAAAGAACCAGGCAGGAGCAGACCTACGAACCGGAAGTCTGGTCTATCACCTGGAGATAATGGACGGGAAAGTAGTAGTAGAGTACCTCAATCTCCAGACCAAGCAGCCCACCCGCCTTATAGCAGATACGTGTATTATAGCCACGCCGCATTTTGTCAGGAATCGTTTATTGGCAAAAGTTCTGGACGCTACCGTACCCACCAAGGTGTCTGAGTTTAGCTATGCTCCTTGGTTGGTAGCAAATGTTACCTTAAATCAAGTGCCACCCGGCAAGGGAGCGCCTTTGTCATGGGATAATGTGATTTATGGCAGTGCTTCCTTGGGGTATGTATATGCCAACCACCAGTCTGTAGAAGGTTTTCCAGAGAAGCAGGTAATTACCTATTACCAACCATTGCCAGACGCATCGCCCGCTGCCAGGCAAGAAGCGTACCGTAAAACGCATACAGATTGGGCTGAACAGGCCATTGCTGAGCTGGAAAAGGCGCACCCAGGTATAAGGGCGGTGATTGAAAGGGTTGACGTATGGGTGTGGGGCCATGGCATGATCAAACCAACACCGGGGTTTCTATGGGGGCAGGAGCGGGCGCTTGCCGGGGAACCTATCCAGGGGAAAATCTCCTTTGCCCATTCAGATTTGAGCGGAATTTCCATATTTGAAGAAGCTTTTTACCAAGGCATTAAAGCAGCGAAGCAACTTTTGAAACAGAATGGGAATGAAACGGCTTAG
- a CDS encoding HAMP domain-containing sensor histidine kinase, producing the protein MKIKTRLTLQFAAIFTGILLVFCLAVYYFSSEFRQNDFYARITNRAIITANYVLGADTASAATKAAQLRQYYQVLPKEVVHVYDANQKLLFAEGEGNLLLSRDFFSQIKDQGQAQDLHEDRQMVGIKRRHQGQEYFVVASSVDMYNLTKLHHLRTLLIIGFFLSVVIVVLSGIAFSRAALAPFLKVVSEVKTIKASALHRRLSRADGTDEVAYLAQTFNNLLDRLETAFESQRTFVYSASHELRTPLTAMIGELQVALMSKRSPEEYERVLASILDDAHLLTQLSNGLLQMVQASTDYSKIPMTHLQLDELIWQACAEARKRQPALNLDVSFVNLPDDENELMINGNEALLLIATVNVLENAAKFSGPNPTITASIEVSDKRVVFCVQDKGIGMSPDDVKKVFVPFFRAENVRDISGHGIGLPLAEKIIQLHRGTIQIESMLNKGTKVCISLPKLYSTIKL; encoded by the coding sequence ATGAAAATAAAAACCAGACTGACGCTGCAGTTCGCGGCTATTTTCACGGGTATTCTGTTGGTCTTCTGTCTGGCGGTGTATTATTTCAGTTCTGAGTTCAGGCAGAATGACTTTTACGCGCGCATCACCAACCGGGCCATTATCACGGCCAACTACGTGCTGGGCGCAGACACGGCCAGCGCCGCCACCAAGGCAGCGCAACTGCGCCAATATTACCAGGTGTTGCCCAAGGAAGTGGTGCACGTGTATGACGCAAATCAAAAATTGCTGTTTGCGGAAGGGGAGGGAAATCTCCTGTTATCCCGTGATTTTTTCAGCCAAATAAAGGATCAGGGCCAGGCCCAGGACTTACACGAGGACCGGCAGATGGTGGGCATAAAGCGGCGGCACCAGGGCCAGGAATATTTTGTGGTGGCTTCGTCTGTGGATATGTACAACCTGACCAAACTCCACCACCTGCGCACGTTGCTCATCATTGGTTTTTTTCTGTCGGTGGTCATCGTGGTCTTGTCGGGTATTGCTTTCTCCAGGGCCGCGTTGGCGCCGTTCCTGAAAGTGGTGTCTGAGGTGAAGACCATTAAAGCCTCAGCGCTGCATCGCCGGCTTTCCCGCGCTGATGGCACCGACGAGGTGGCGTATTTGGCCCAGACGTTCAACAATTTGCTGGACCGCCTGGAAACGGCGTTTGAGTCGCAGCGCACGTTTGTGTACAGCGCTTCGCATGAATTGCGCACCCCGCTCACCGCCATGATTGGTGAGCTGCAGGTGGCGCTTATGAGTAAGCGCAGCCCAGAGGAATACGAACGCGTGCTGGCTTCTATCTTAGATGATGCCCATTTGCTGACGCAGCTCTCCAACGGATTGCTGCAGATGGTGCAGGCCAGTACAGATTATTCTAAAATACCCATGACGCACCTGCAGCTGGATGAACTCATCTGGCAAGCCTGCGCCGAAGCCCGCAAACGGCAACCCGCCCTGAACCTGGATGTGTCCTTCGTGAATTTGCCAGATGATGAAAACGAACTCATGATCAACGGCAATGAGGCGCTCCTGCTCATTGCCACGGTGAACGTGCTGGAGAATGCCGCCAAATTTTCTGGTCCAAACCCCACCATTACCGCTTCTATTGAGGTAAGTGACAAAAGAGTGGTGTTTTGCGTGCAGGACAAAGGCATAGGCATGTCGCCAGATGACGTGAAGAAAGTCTTTGTGCCATTTTTCAGGGCAGAAAATGTGCGGGACATTTCTGGGCACGGCATTGGCCTGCCCCTGGCAGAGAAAATAATTCAACTGCACCGCGGTACCATTCAGATAGAGTCCATGCTGAACAAAGGCACCAAGGTCTGCATTTCGTTGCCAAAACTGTACAGCACTATCAAGCTGTAG